The following are from one region of the Thermoproteus uzoniensis 768-20 genome:
- a CDS encoding aldo/keto reductase, whose translation MDYVNLGSSGLKVSRLCLGTWHLPASREVDQYGIPKVDVEELRKIIKRAFDAGINCIDTANRYHGVMAPVDLNHVGNAERILGELLAGYDRDSYVLATKVRGQMAPWPNGEGLSRKHIMWQIRESLRRLRTDYIDLYQLHAPDPSTPLEETMEAMADLVHRGLVHYIGASNFSADAYAYMAHLARELHVPFISAQELYNWLERQNEDKLPVARRYGLGLLAYSPLAQGFLTGKYLSGVPEGSRATRPGDLSKELVKRYLTPERLKALQEFHEVAADLGVRDSQLALAWLLKRSEEVGVPIVPIIGVSRLEQLEEDLEALSVKLSWDAYKRLEEIYATLVNPRKP comes from the coding sequence ATGGACTACGTAAATCTGGGCTCAAGCGGCTTGAAGGTGTCGAGGCTGTGCCTCGGCACCTGGCACCTCCCCGCGTCACGGGAGGTCGACCAATACGGCATACCTAAAGTGGACGTGGAGGAGCTCAGAAAGATAATAAAGAGGGCTTTCGACGCCGGCATAAACTGCATAGATACCGCCAACAGATACCACGGCGTGATGGCCCCCGTGGATCTAAACCACGTGGGCAATGCGGAGAGGATACTCGGCGAGTTGCTCGCCGGATACGACAGGGATTCCTACGTCCTAGCTACTAAAGTCAGAGGACAAATGGCGCCGTGGCCTAACGGCGAGGGTCTCTCCAGGAAGCACATAATGTGGCAGATAAGAGAGTCTCTGAGGAGGTTGAGGACCGACTACATAGATCTATACCAGTTACACGCGCCGGATCCCTCGACGCCCCTCGAGGAGACTATGGAGGCCATGGCAGATCTGGTCCACAGAGGCTTGGTCCACTACATCGGGGCGAGCAACTTCTCCGCAGACGCATATGCCTACATGGCCCACCTGGCGCGGGAGCTACACGTACCCTTTATCTCCGCGCAGGAGCTCTACAACTGGCTGGAGAGGCAGAACGAGGACAAACTGCCAGTGGCAAGGAGATACGGGCTCGGCCTACTCGCCTACTCCCCGCTAGCGCAGGGCTTCCTCACCGGCAAGTACCTCTCCGGCGTGCCCGAGGGCTCCCGGGCGACGAGGCCGGGAGATCTCTCGAAGGAGCTCGTGAAGCGGTATTTGACCCCCGAGAGGCTCAAGGCGCTCCAGGAATTCCACGAGGTGGCCGCGGACCTTGGCGTAAGGGACTCACAGCTGGCGCTTGCCTGGCTTCTCAAGCGGTCCGAGGAGGTCGGGGTGCCGATCGTGCCGATAATAGGGGTGTCCAGACTGGAACAACTCGAGGAGGATCTAGAGGCTTTGTCGGTCAAGCTGAGCTGGGACGCCTACAAGAGGCTGGAGGAGATATACGCTACCCTCGTCAATCCCAGAAAGCCCTAG
- a CDS encoding DEAD/DEAH box helicase, whose protein sequence is MAFSLLRRDLREAIEALGYKEPTPVQEAAIPAVLSGAHVLIVAPTGTGKTEAAVFPILSRMLDEGLKDCVQALYITPLRALNRDLLRRLTAVADMVGVKVEVRHSDTAEAARRKIYRSPPHLLITTPESLQIILLNRSLRSSLRCVRHVVVDEVHELVGSKRGVQLALGLERLVELAGEFQRVGLSATVGDVKLVAGFLGGSGRDVKVVDVSAAKRYEVEVVAPTPSEEDYATAEKYDVTPETLARLKYVADLIKRERGSVLIFANTRDGAEFLAAKLKALLGGGVEVHHSSLARDHRLSVEERLKTGELKAVVATSSLELGIDIGHIGLVVQYGSPRQVVRLVQRVGRGGHRLDAVSRGVVVASDLEDYLEAEAIAERALRRELERAVEYHEVALDVLLHQVVGMALEARLDGKPLSLEDILRVAKRAHPYAGLTADDLRLVLDFAQRHGLLDQLRPRKGSIKYYFENVSTIPDEKRYRAVDQAAGKVVGELDREFVFTIEPGAKIILSGRAWTVSKIEGDAVFLYPELDLVGALPGWIGEEIPVPREIAEDVCRRRAMALREALRGGYAGIADVEGLAEEDIPTPETVRIHLFGRFATVHSCLGSKGNEALGMYLSHHLSAYLGPIGYRADPYRVLLIHREPIVQKPLVEAFYRDDVYVQRTLMNAVKASRMFKYRFLQVAQRVGLLSRDAEDIPPRLIEAYADDLPGIEAVNEIFVEKLDLKALLDLIDGVRSGRYRVEVKRYAGPTAVDKPLLEEALRVDFTYRGLSQEAVKDLARKRILNREATLLCLNCGWTFRGKAYLLPDRISCPRCGVGAVAVVKGNLERALEIWRKFRARRKLDREEARELDELRHSASIVLEHGKVGVLVQLAHGVGPKTAVRILNRLAAGDDLWSAIVDAERQYAATRAFWD, encoded by the coding sequence GTGGCCTTTAGCTTATTGAGGCGGGATTTACGGGAGGCTATAGAGGCGTTGGGGTATAAAGAGCCCACGCCAGTTCAAGAGGCGGCGATCCCCGCAGTCCTCTCAGGAGCACACGTGTTGATAGTCGCACCTACAGGGACGGGGAAGACCGAGGCCGCCGTGTTCCCCATACTGTCCAGAATGCTCGATGAAGGGCTCAAGGACTGCGTCCAGGCCCTTTACATAACCCCGCTCCGCGCCCTCAATAGGGATCTCTTGAGGCGGCTGACCGCCGTGGCCGACATGGTCGGGGTTAAGGTCGAGGTGAGGCACAGCGACACCGCCGAGGCGGCGAGGCGCAAGATCTACAGATCGCCTCCTCATCTGCTCATAACTACCCCAGAGTCTCTGCAGATAATTCTCCTCAACAGATCTCTGAGGAGCTCGTTGAGATGTGTAAGGCATGTGGTGGTGGACGAGGTGCACGAGCTGGTTGGGAGCAAGCGGGGGGTCCAGCTCGCTCTCGGCCTCGAGAGGCTCGTGGAGCTGGCGGGGGAATTCCAGAGAGTCGGCCTGTCGGCGACTGTCGGCGACGTCAAGCTCGTCGCGGGCTTTTTGGGCGGCTCCGGACGCGATGTCAAGGTCGTGGACGTCTCGGCCGCCAAGCGCTACGAGGTGGAGGTCGTCGCCCCAACGCCTTCCGAGGAGGACTACGCAACCGCAGAGAAGTACGACGTAACTCCGGAGACCCTCGCCCGCCTAAAGTACGTGGCGGATCTCATAAAGAGGGAGCGGGGAAGCGTGCTGATATTCGCCAACACGAGGGATGGGGCCGAGTTCCTCGCGGCGAAGCTCAAGGCCTTGCTCGGAGGCGGCGTGGAGGTGCACCACTCGTCGCTCGCCAGAGATCACAGGCTCTCGGTCGAGGAGAGGCTCAAGACAGGCGAGTTGAAGGCGGTGGTCGCCACGTCGAGCCTCGAGCTGGGCATAGATATAGGCCACATAGGGCTGGTGGTGCAGTACGGCTCCCCCAGACAAGTAGTTAGGCTGGTCCAGAGAGTGGGCAGAGGGGGGCATAGGCTCGACGCCGTCTCCAGAGGCGTCGTGGTGGCGTCAGACCTCGAGGACTATTTAGAGGCCGAGGCGATAGCCGAGAGGGCCTTGAGGAGGGAGCTGGAGAGGGCGGTGGAGTACCACGAAGTCGCGCTGGACGTTCTGTTGCACCAGGTAGTGGGCATGGCGCTGGAGGCGAGGCTGGACGGAAAGCCCCTCTCCCTCGAGGACATTTTGAGGGTGGCCAAGAGGGCCCACCCGTACGCCGGCCTCACCGCAGACGATCTGAGGCTCGTCCTGGACTTCGCGCAGAGGCACGGGCTCTTGGACCAGCTCAGGCCCAGGAAGGGCTCTATTAAGTACTACTTCGAGAACGTGTCGACCATACCCGACGAGAAGAGGTATAGGGCCGTCGACCAAGCCGCCGGAAAGGTCGTGGGCGAGCTGGATAGGGAGTTCGTCTTCACGATCGAGCCGGGGGCCAAGATAATCCTCTCGGGCAGGGCTTGGACGGTCTCCAAAATAGAGGGCGACGCCGTCTTCCTCTACCCCGAGCTGGATCTCGTGGGGGCTCTGCCGGGGTGGATAGGGGAGGAGATCCCAGTGCCTAGGGAGATAGCGGAGGACGTCTGCAGGAGGAGGGCCATGGCGTTGAGGGAAGCCCTCAGAGGCGGATATGCCGGGATAGCCGATGTGGAGGGGCTGGCCGAGGAGGACATACCCACGCCGGAAACGGTGAGGATACACCTATTCGGGAGGTTCGCGACGGTTCATTCATGCCTCGGCTCTAAGGGGAACGAGGCGCTGGGCATGTACCTATCCCACCACCTGTCGGCGTATCTAGGGCCGATAGGCTATAGGGCAGACCCGTACAGGGTCTTGCTGATCCACAGAGAGCCTATCGTGCAAAAGCCTCTCGTGGAGGCCTTCTATAGGGATGATGTATATGTCCAGAGGACTTTGATGAACGCAGTAAAGGCCTCACGTATGTTTAAGTATAGATTTTTACAGGTAGCCCAGAGAGTAGGCCTTCTGTCGAGAGACGCCGAGGACATACCGCCTAGGCTGATAGAGGCCTACGCCGACGATCTGCCGGGCATAGAGGCTGTCAACGAGATCTTCGTGGAGAAGCTAGACTTGAAGGCCCTCTTGGATCTGATAGACGGCGTAAGGTCGGGCCGTTATAGGGTGGAGGTCAAGAGATATGCCGGGCCTACGGCCGTCGACAAGCCGTTGCTTGAGGAGGCGCTACGCGTCGACTTCACCTACAGGGGGCTGTCCCAGGAGGCGGTGAAGGACCTAGCCCGCAAGAGGATACTGAATAGGGAGGCCACGTTGCTCTGCCTAAACTGTGGCTGGACCTTCAGAGGGAAGGCTTACCTGCTACCCGACAGGATAAGTTGCCCTAGATGCGGCGTCGGCGCCGTCGCTGTCGTCAAGGGAAATCTGGAGAGGGCCTTGGAGATATGGAGGAAGTTCAGGGCAAGGCGCAAGTTGGATAGGGAGGAGGCCAGGGAGCTCGACGAGCTGAGACACAGCGCGTCTATAGTACTGGAGCACGGAAAGGTGGGGGTACTGGTGCAGCTGGCCCATGGGGTGGGCCCCAAGACGGCCGTCAGGATACTCAACAGGCTGGCCGCCGGGGACGATCTGTGGAGCGCTATAGTAGACGCCGAGAGGCAGTACGCCGCCACTAGGGCTTTCTGGGATTGA
- a CDS encoding HAD family acid phosphatase, with protein MSLGAISFDIDGVLVDASRRLSMCLNGGSVDWDCFLDCSKLGLDSPKYRYIELALRLYERGRKIVVVTGRPEYMRRCTEAQLRSYGVPFAGLYMRPLGDVRQDHLYKADVMARLIRSGVKIWAHFDDNLDTVKALNALGIDAVLAY; from the coding sequence ATGTCGCTCGGCGCGATCTCGTTCGACATAGACGGTGTCTTGGTAGACGCCTCTCGCCGCCTCTCGATGTGCTTAAACGGCGGCTCGGTTGACTGGGACTGTTTCCTCGACTGCAGTAAGCTAGGTCTGGACTCGCCTAAGTACCGATATATAGAGCTCGCCTTGCGCCTGTACGAAAGAGGCCGCAAGATAGTCGTAGTCACGGGAAGGCCGGAGTACATGAGGCGGTGCACCGAGGCGCAACTTAGGTCCTACGGGGTACCCTTCGCCGGCCTCTATATGAGGCCTCTAGGCGACGTCCGACAAGACCATCTATATAAGGCCGACGTGATGGCTAGACTGATAAGAAGCGGGGTCAAGATATGGGCGCACTTCGACGATAACCTCGATACCGTGAAGGCCCTAAATGCGTTGGGGATAGACGCCGTTCTCGCCTACTGA
- a CDS encoding type II/IV secretion system ATPase subunit: MSASRGLGFRLEQCPGIPVEEYGVEGARITIHKFEDGFCYSVNYSFPYSDKVGEYVYKIVEYLTARQVVRPDMTREELGKLIDMAMSDVGVPKPLRAPVRFYVQLEAADYSYLTPLLYDVRLENVNINGTDSPIFVDHRDYGYNIKTNIVPTDKEVILRIISRVYAETGRPLNEQYPIQDTYLRLPNGALLRFATAMSGKTSRNPPYVSVRIQPPEPISPTKLIKNKTISALGLAYLWYLFENLKSIMIIGGTGSGKTTLLNALLVLLPHKRIAVAEETPEIRLPKSFTNSVLLFTSPLYDYQKNLPGSESAIYLIDLVRFLLRARPDIVVIGESRGREIHELIQGILTGHGGATTFHAEDMVEAFMRMTGEAMGVSPEHISAFSAVAVVKKFDWGRRVTSLTEVVWLRAYPYPALNRIKIKEEEFGLVEVGTYDRNRDAFNMDLKRSFWLQRLGGIEEVTARAELLQALADKGVLDAEAVAEAVRQYYRLKRKTP; this comes from the coding sequence ATGAGCGCGTCGCGCGGGCTAGGGTTCAGGCTGGAGCAGTGCCCCGGCATACCCGTCGAGGAGTACGGGGTCGAGGGCGCCAGAATAACTATACACAAATTCGAGGATGGCTTCTGCTACTCCGTCAACTACTCATTCCCCTATTCGGATAAGGTGGGCGAGTACGTCTACAAGATAGTGGAGTACCTCACCGCGAGGCAGGTTGTGAGGCCGGACATGACCAGAGAGGAGCTGGGCAAGCTCATAGACATGGCCATGAGCGACGTGGGCGTCCCCAAGCCGCTCAGGGCGCCCGTTCGTTTCTACGTGCAGCTGGAGGCGGCTGACTACTCCTACCTCACCCCCCTCCTCTACGACGTACGGCTGGAGAACGTCAACATAAACGGCACCGACAGCCCCATATTCGTAGACCACAGAGACTACGGCTACAACATAAAGACCAACATAGTGCCGACCGACAAGGAGGTGATCTTGAGAATCATCAGCAGGGTGTACGCCGAGACCGGCAGGCCGTTGAACGAACAGTACCCTATACAGGACACCTACCTGCGCCTCCCCAACGGAGCGCTTCTTAGGTTCGCCACGGCCATGTCGGGCAAGACGTCGCGTAACCCGCCTTACGTCTCGGTCCGTATCCAGCCGCCCGAGCCCATATCGCCCACCAAGCTCATAAAGAACAAGACCATCTCGGCGTTGGGGCTGGCCTATCTGTGGTATCTCTTCGAGAACCTCAAGTCCATAATGATAATAGGCGGCACCGGCTCCGGCAAGACGACGCTCCTCAACGCGTTGCTGGTCCTACTCCCCCACAAACGCATAGCGGTGGCCGAGGAGACCCCAGAAATACGCCTCCCAAAGAGCTTCACCAACTCCGTCCTCCTGTTCACCTCGCCTCTCTACGACTACCAGAAGAACCTCCCCGGCTCGGAGTCGGCGATATATCTGATAGACCTAGTCCGCTTCCTCCTACGCGCCAGGCCGGACATAGTGGTCATAGGCGAGAGCCGCGGCCGCGAAATACACGAGCTGATACAAGGTATATTGACGGGCCACGGCGGCGCCACGACCTTCCACGCCGAGGATATGGTCGAGGCCTTCATGAGGATGACTGGAGAAGCCATGGGAGTCTCCCCCGAACACATATCGGCCTTCAGCGCCGTTGCGGTTGTCAAGAAGTTCGACTGGGGCAGGCGAGTCACCTCGCTCACAGAGGTGGTCTGGCTCAGAGCATATCCGTACCCCGCTCTGAACAGGATAAAGATAAAGGAGGAGGAGTTCGGCTTGGTGGAGGTAGGGACCTACGACCGCAACCGGGACGCCTTCAACATGGACCTTAAACGGTCGTTCTGGCTACAGAGGCTGGGCGGTATAGAGGAGGTCACTGCGCGTGCCGAGCTCTTGCAGGCATTGGCCGATAAGGGAGTGCTCGACGCGGAGGCTGTGGCCGAGGCGGTTAGGCAGTACTATAGGCTTAAGCGGAAGACGCCGTGA
- a CDS encoding electron transfer flavoprotein subunit beta/FixA family protein — translation MKFVVLTKAAVPLSTAIRIDPKTGTLVREGVPLSTNQWDRDAVEFALKLRDRYGGEVIAISMAPPSGIPALESLIGMGVDKAILATDRAFAGADTWATSFVLAKTIEKYVPDYTLILAGEETVDSTTAHVGAQVASHLNIPYVYYVYDAEIQGNKIRVKRFLEDEGVDEFYEMDLPALISVAKGTQMPREISLSRKLNARERIIQVTNKELGLDPECVGLKGSPTFVATQTGATFPPRKKKIFQGDPRESVKAFVEELKKEGLL, via the coding sequence ATGAAGTTCGTGGTGTTGACAAAGGCAGCGGTACCTCTCTCCACGGCGATAAGGATAGATCCCAAGACAGGCACCCTGGTTAGGGAAGGCGTGCCTCTATCGACAAACCAATGGGATCGCGACGCCGTTGAGTTCGCGCTGAAGTTGAGGGATAGGTATGGGGGAGAGGTCATAGCCATATCCATGGCCCCGCCGTCAGGCATACCGGCTCTGGAGAGCTTGATAGGCATGGGAGTTGACAAGGCCATATTGGCCACCGATAGGGCCTTCGCCGGCGCCGATACTTGGGCCACCTCGTTCGTTTTAGCCAAGACGATTGAGAAGTACGTGCCTGACTACACGTTGATCTTGGCAGGCGAGGAGACCGTAGACAGCACGACGGCCCACGTAGGCGCCCAAGTAGCCTCCCACCTCAATATCCCCTACGTCTACTACGTCTACGACGCCGAGATACAGGGGAACAAGATTAGGGTGAAGAGATTTCTCGAGGACGAGGGCGTCGACGAGTTCTACGAGATGGATCTCCCGGCGTTAATATCCGTCGCTAAGGGCACACAAATGCCGAGGGAGATCAGTCTGTCCCGGAAGCTAAATGCGAGGGAGAGGATAATACAAGTCACAAACAAGGAGCTGGGGCTAGATCCCGAGTGCGTGGGCTTGAAGGGGTCGCCTACCTTCGTGGCGACGCAGACCGGCGCGACGTTTCCCCCGAGGAAAAAGAAGATATTCCAGGGCGACCCGCGCGAATCAGTCAAGGCGTTCGTGGAGGAGCTCAAGAAGGAGGGGTTGTTGTAG